The region ATCCTCGAAAATGAAAAGAGTAAAGAAGACCAAAAATCAAAGGAATCTGCCTTAAGAAAAGAAAGATTGAATGCAGGTTCATAATTTGTCTATACACCCTCACATATACACACAAGCATATatgtatctatctatctatctatctatatatatatatatatatatatatatatatatatatatatatatatatatatatatatatatatatatatatatatatatatatatatatatatatatatatatatatatatatatatatatatatatatatatatatatatatatgtatatatattaggccttgttttaaataacaaatgctTAATGTGAGTTTGACGTCCTAAAAttctctttatctttttattttttaaacgcaTCAAAACTACCGCAATATAATAAATTTCCGCAAAACGCGACCATGAAAAAAATAGctcaattaacaaaaaacaataaagaaatgttatattggaatgtttattttctttaattttttaaaattatgtttaaataattaaatgaaatattaaatttttttaaatgtttaacaaactttttttttctcagcattaatatatgcattaaaaaatcaatttattatttaaaatatgatatttttttttattattatattttagtttttaatttctacTTTGCTActgaaaaacaatatttttatttttaaaaagttagggagtaccaaattaaaaaattaacattttatttatatacgttACCAGTGATTTGTATTTGTTAACAGTAAGTTTTGTACGTTCAAAACGTATGTATATTCtgcaaatttttgatgcagcCTTGGAATTCGTCTTCAATTtatagtaaatgaaaaaaaaaagtataggacAGAATGGCAAAAAATATTGCGATAAAAATGagcttttcattttttcaagaaaaagtaaaattaaaatattgaacaatatttattaatattttaaaataaaattgacagTTAAGTTCTACTCAagcataaactttaattttattatctatataaactaattatttcACGAGGAGTGTCTGTTAAAATATCATCTTTGCTATCAATATCACTATCTGTGTCATCTGTATCGCTTGTTTCAATTATTTGATCAAAGTctactaaacttttttgaacttCTTGATCAGATGTAGTAGTTAGACATTTTCTAcgcttttgcatatattttgcAAGAGAACTCTCAATAGTTTTGTTATAATCTTCAACCGACCAAAGACTATGGTTTCCAAGAATTACAACACAATCAGCAAGTGCTTCGTGACTCAAAGAGAGTCTTTTatctgataaaatatttgtgacAGTGCTAAATGTCCTTTCAACTTGTGAATTCGATCCAGATATACTCATAATTAATGAAACAAGGCaacatacatttttaaattgactataatatttaaaaaaataatattctacaAACTGCGCACCAGGTGACAGTCAAATTCAGTTAAATAAAACGGGTAAAGATCGGTTTGTGTGCTAACTTTATTGGAAAGTCTGAATATTACACATACGTTtagcatattaaaaattaaaagaataatttaaataactttttaatccattttttttttaagctttaaggATTTTTCTGTTCACTTTTTGAATAGCGCATAAACTGTTAATTATGTAAAgctgcttttaaaaattaatacattttgaataaataaatattttatatatagtatgaCATTGCAAgaccttatttttattatatattttgtattggtTTGCTTCAAGCGTGTTTGCGCTCAATATTTGCGCTTTTCGAGCAGAACAATCGATCATtaccataaaacaaaataaaattaacataaatagcgataatataaaatataactttttagagGTTTAAggaatttctttttattgctataaaaacttgtataaataaatatacttgggcttgctaattaaaaaaatgatacataaaaaaatttatcgcaacatttaattataaatatttcttttatggtTTTCTTATAAGTTTCATTTAGTAACTTTGTATACAtagcaaaaattgaataaacttgttttttgttactaataacaataaataattttattaatgattttttataaaatttctcattatttatcaaaatatatagtatactatatattttgataaaaaaaagattaataaagcttaagttttttcattagtaaatagcGCATATATCcaacataattgtcattcaaacttttttttacataatcatCAAGtggttttttgtaaaataattatttttttatcttaccgtttattagagcaatttaaaagttaaaaaatatcaaagttgcTTCatgtaaatcgctctaggcgtacGTAATTCGTATGTGAATTGCCGGCAACTTAACGCCCTAAACAagcgctgatatatatatatatatatatatatatatatatatatatatatatatatgtatatatatatatatatatatatatatatatatatatatatatatatatatatatatatatatatatatatatatatatatatagatatatatatatagatataaatatttaaacaaatttataatgtgttttaaattagtagaaaatcacttaacaaaaatttttctcatttaacactgtgtttcatcaataaagactttGCCTTTTTGatgcatttctgatgagtctttgttgacgAAACACAGTGCACTGCTCTTTTATAGAGGTTTTaagttgaatttatttttacttcgGATTTTTTTAACCACACTTTTGAGCCGGTTGACATGAAATAGAAAcctttaaaaacgaataaaaagctgcatcttttttcattttttgaccatttttctaaatatttaaaaccctCAAAAAATGAGGGGGTCCTAAACTTTATGTGGCTGTATCTTTTGAcagtcaaaatatatttgataaaatttgaagcctaattacaatttatgatgggattcaaaataatattttgtttcttttcaaaAAGGCAAATTATGTGGTTTGTGCTTGAAATAAAGATCTCATTTAGAAAATAGGAGATGGGTATGTTTCTGTTATGtcaataaagacaaaaaatatctaTCTTTGGAGAAGAGTGATTCATTGGTTCATCTGATCAAAGATTTTGTGGACCCTGGATTCAGTCTGAGCCTAAGTTCTCATCCGTCAGAAATATGCGGAAGCTGCAAGacaaacttatatttaaaacagaaaagtaAAGCTATCAGTAAAGCTGTGGAGACTTCCTGGATAAATGGTTGTGATCAAGTTAAAAAGTTGGGAagaattgaacaaaaaaatggcAACTGCAATTGTGCTATTTACTACCTAGGGCAATGTACTAAAAGTAGTAGTACACTTAATCTTTCTGAATTTACCTACATAGAATCTGAAAAgattacattcaaaaaaagaaatttattttgctcaGAATGCTGTCAAATTGTTGGTCCTGGTATTCGACATccttgcaacaaaaaaaaactgttcaaaatCTTCACGCcttaattacttcaaaaaatcaaaatattgcTGACAGAGTTGTTTCTtgtatgctaaaaaaaatatctgttggttattataaaatttttttttttttactatttttgaaatttttataaaatttcacttcttttgagacccaacattatatacttttaaagaacttttttttgtcaaaatattagggacccgtctgatgtttaagggtcttgagcgacccctaaaatttttttaaaaagttttttaaatttagtattaatttattacatagaacacatttagagggGTGGCAAcagacaatttcaaaaaaggttgtttttagAATCACCCTAACCTATAAGACATATGAGGCGTTGCGAACGAAAGGGGACACCAACCAATTTTCGAAAATCCGTTTtcttaaaccattttttattttagtctgtCATCTACAATATACCACAAAATCAACGTGTCAGTGGGCTTCTTTCTGACTGAAAATCCCTTGTTATTTACATGTGATAAAATCTGAAGAAACACACTTTGTAACAAGATAAATTTCAGTCTAGAAACTTCAAACGCGATTTACTCAAAACTTGATTTTGGTTGGTGTGCCCCTTTCGTTCGCAACGCCTCATATAAGAAGTGAAACAATCATGAACTTGAAGATAAACCATGATCTTCCAAATTGTGCAGTGTTAGGATTAATGAAGGAAATAAGAAAAGATGTTGGATGATCTGAAATACAGGAGAACACCTATGCTGAAGTTACGAACAGGCCACGgtacttaaataagttttatgatGTGATAAAATGTCAGCTCAAGATCagtaacttttttgaaaaagatattgttTATTGTACTGACCTATCTATACTCGTAACTGAAGTTTGTTTCTTCAGAAAAATGgatatttttaattctgttgTATGTGTTGGTATTGATGGAGGGCATGgatctttaaatattatcatgAATGTGTTTGACCCACCAGTATTAGATTTTCAACTAAGAAACCAGAAGTACACCGGGGTCAACAAAGTGATTATCTTAGGCATAGTTCGAAATGTAGAAAAGAATCATCGTAATCTGAAAACACTTTTCCAACTCCTTCAACTCAATCATTTGAAGTTTACCTTGGCTTCTGACCTCAAATTGATCAATATCATCACTGGATTATCAGTATCTTAtttcatttgtattttatattttaagtaagcaATACCTATAAGTTATTTTCTATAGTCAAGAGTCATGGAGGAAAAAATTTGTGTTGCTATTGTGATGGGCCGATGAATGAAAAAGGAGTTCAAAGGACTTTCAGATCACTAGcagatcaatttaaaaaatactaatttgaTAACAAACCTCGTATTACAGATgcaatattacaaaaatgttacTTATCCATGTTACTGAATATCATATTTATGAACACCAtgttagtaaaattatttatctcCTTTTCACTGATAAAAATCTGAAAGAGTTTCTTGAAAAGAAAACGGTTATCAGGCATGGCTATAATGGTGGTGGTTTTGATGGACCTTACTGTGCCAAAGTTTTAAGATCATTGGACGAAATGACACTTTATTCTCCAATTGAATATCTGGAATGTATTGAAACCCTGAGGAGGTTTAAAGAAGGTACttcattgctttttaaatttttttttacacttcttaaaaagtttttaattcaattagcCAAGCTTCTGCAGCAGCTTCTTGTTCAATGCTTAAAgattttcctaaaattaaagaatattgTATTCCtgctttatatattaaaaatgagaaATGTAAATATATGGATATTATGTCATAAATTGTGTCTGTAGTCTAGAATCAACTAATGTCTTATGTAAGTTGTATGAGTTAAAATAAGTAGTTTTAAGTTTGTTCTTTCAATTTTTGGGTTAGATTTGGGTGTCATACCTTGGTATTTAATATCAGTCAAATTTGCCAAAAAATGAAAAGGTTCCATTGCTtcatcaaattttaacttaattgcCATATAATATGGCTTCAGGTCTTCATCCTTCAGGAGAGATAACCAAACTTCACATGCATCTGACAATGATGTTGAGTCACTTTGTAGCTATaaatataacttctttttttaaatatctttgcaaatattttaacagtatGTTGAAGccatagtttaaaatattttaatgaataacaATTTTGCTTTACATATCTACCTTATCTAAAGCTATCTCACATTTCTCCAGGTGAATTAGAAGATTTTTAGCTTCTCTGAAAATTCCAGCATTATCtataattttcttgatattATGTTTAATATCACCTTCATGCTTCTCTATAATATCAAGGTAgtggttataatttttaatataagtttttaaacagtCTACTTGAGAGTTCCATTGTGTATCATTAGGAAGTTGCGGCATAACTCCATTCCTATCATCCAAAAGCCATCCCTGAAATTAAGAACTAGTTTAATTAGTTGATATATTAACATAATTCACtgaataaaaaagtacaaaaaaattaaactgtaaaattaaaataatatattataaacaatatttactcACACGTGGTTGGTGATGGTTTTGGAAGTATTTGTTCACTTCAATTAAATGTGCCAGAAAATTTGGTGTCACATGCTTCTCAACTAAATTTAAGTAATGAGCTGAGCATCCATATGTAAGTAACAACGGATATTCCtctttaagaacttttttcatctttttcattttgttttcattatctGTACAAATGGCAAATACCTGTTGGAAGTAGAgaaatattcttatatttttagttaatttaaattaaagtaaatgctATGTACATAGATactatatacattattattatacttacaTCTTGCTCATAAACTTTCTTGATGTGTTTTATTGCTTGTATGGCTAATTGAGCACAatattctaaagtttttttttcacttcCTGCATCTATAGCGGAGATTAAATATGGGGTCTTTCCATTATGTACACTGTGAGCAATAATTGGATCATTTCTGACACTGCTCCAACCATCTTGTATCAATGTAATAGTACTCCTATTATTTGCAAATTCACTTTTCATAGATACAACCACCTCATCGTTTACTTTATCCAGTAACTCTCCTGAAAGTTTCTTCCGGTTCGGAGGATCATAACCAGGTCTCAAAAAattaacacaatttttaaattctctatTTTCTACAGCATTAAATGGAATAttgcatgcaaaaaaaaatttggcaacTTGCAAGTCAAAAACATCCTTCTGGTCTGAGCTTGTTCTTGAAATGTAGTTTTctattaacttttgttttttatttgggGTTGATGTTGAACCAGAGTAGCTACTCCCAAAGACACCAGAAGTGCTTGATGCTTCAAAAGTTCTGAAGTAACTGGGCTGACAAAATTACACAACAAGTTTACAGATGTCTGAGATGATACTTGGccatcatttaaaataaaattcttatttcgTTCTGCAACATCAGCagatgggtttttttttttacatttttttaaatgaattctgattctttctattttttggctattaataatttcattgcaaTAATTCCACTGGCACTGCAGTATTACTTTTCCAGAAACAGTTTTTGATAACTTAGTCACGTCATTCCATTCATCTGCAAGCTTTCTTCCAGATCCAGGAGCCATAATATatgttcttattaaaaaatgttttttttttctgaaaataaattctattataattaaaatacaaataaataatgtaaactagTTAATAAATCAGGAAATTCCGAAACACTTTGCagttttaaaagtcataacataaaaaaagtcataacaTAACAACATATTCTCCTAGACAAGTCCAGGAGCTCCAAAATATGTTAGAGACTTAAGGTACTTTggcaataaaaataagaacataTAGGGTAAATGAActataaatttagaaattcaACTTTCCTTTCTGGAAATTTTTATTTCGTAATAACGGTCAGTTTtgaaaaaacccaaaaaaaaccataaaacccaaaaaaacccaaaaaaacccttatgggttgggtttttttaaaaaacccagGGTTTTTTCCAACCCTGTATCTAAACAGCAACCATATAGAAATACAAAAGGCTATACTTGAACACATATAGATAACAATGTCTTAATAGGTTACTTTTAAGTATAACAATAgaacaacataaaataaaatttttcaaaaaaaatttatggttaTAAAAGTATAAGTACATTCCGCTGTTAAATAAAAGCTTATTAACATCATCTTaagaataaacaaattttattaagatgatgtttataaacttttatttaacaaaaaacttgctAAAAATTGTTCCAAAAATGAATAATTGAACTCAATTTTGAACTAACTCCAACCTCACTTTTCAACAATTGAAAGCTAATTGAGTAATAAGTGATAACTTTTTGACAGATATGGTGGATTGAAACTATTaccacaatttaaaaacaataataatagtataagtAACTAAAATACACaagagaaattatttaaaaatatatattagcttGCAAAATtcatttcaactttaaaattacaaaaaaagtaattcattactttttttgtaagCGCAATTAAAAGtgcaacaaaaagtaatttttgctttgagtttgagttttttgagttttattttagtgcttatatattttctttttttgtaaggaattgtttttctttttcattatttttttaaattttcttcctagtttaagtttagttaGCATTccttttttcagcgcatttctaaaatgtttaaaatcatCTAAACATCTAAACAGTCGTAGTCGagttgtcaaaaataaaatcatttaggGGGTCACTAACAGCACTCGATTGCttgccattcctgtccaagcttaatatatataaatttgacatAATAGTTATCCTTTATGGAAGGTCTGCTTCCCCATGTTAATACTCCCTACcaaacccaaaccctcagtAAATGTAATGAAACTGtaacttatctttattttagtttaatattatcAGTGATATTTCATGTACATCTTACTCATATGGGTATCAATATATTAATTAACATGttattttttgtagaatacCAAATTAGTCTGCTCGATAAACAACTTATTTCATGTAATTCTAAGTTAtcaaaatatgaacaaaatttattggaaaccaaaattaaacttgaaaagACTGAAGAAGCTTTATcagaatttaataataaatttactgaTGCAGTAAAGGAGAAGAGTAATTTAGTTTCAGAaattgtaagtttatttttttatgagtttctTTTATAACAGAATAACATGTCTGATGCCTTCAAACAAATTATtctgttatataatataatttatgaagtaaaaaaaagtaaataaatagaaaagaatttattttgtcattaaCACTTTTTGTGTATGCAAAAAgtatggtaaatattttttttttgttttataatttaaaacacagCAAATTATGATCATGTTTCCATTATTGTAATTTATCTTGAATTCAAATAAGCAAATTCaggaatgtatatatatatatatatatatatatatatatatatatatatatatatatatatatatatatatatatatatatattcctgaatttatttatatatataatat is a window of Hydra vulgaris chromosome 15, alternate assembly HydraT2T_AEP DNA encoding:
- the LOC136092427 gene encoding uncharacterized protein LOC136092427, which codes for MKKMKKVLKEEYPLLLTYGCSAHYLNLVEKHVTPNFLAHLIEVNKYFQNHHQPRGWLLDDRNGVMPQLPNDTQWNSQVDCLKTYIKNYNHYLDIIEKHEGDIKHNIKKIIDNAGIFREAKNLLIHLEKCEIALDKLQSDSTSLSDACEVWLSLLKDEDLKPYYMAIKLKFDEAMEPFHFLANLTDIKYQGMTPKSNPKIERTNLKLLILTHTTYIRH